GAAACTAAATTGAACGATTCTCTACTTTTAGCTCAACAGCAACTTCAAGGTTTTGCCCAAGACGAGAATTTCTCTCCAATATTTAATAGTGTGTTTGGGACAAATTATGATCGCGCTCAAGTAGAAATCATTCAGCAAGGGTGGTTAGGTGGTAATTTCTCCCTGTTGCCAGAAATTCAAGTACTAGATAGTGCTTCCATGCCTGGGATACAAGGCGGTTTCTCATCCCAAACTGGCAAGATTTACATCAATAACTATTTCCTCACCAATGCAACTCTAGACCAAATAGAAGCCGTACTGCTAGAGGAAATTGGTCACTGGGTGGATAATCAAATCAACATCAGCGATACGTCGGGGGATGAAGGAGAACTTTTCTCTGCATTCGTACAAAAAAGAAGTTTAACACAGGAACAACTAACGCTCTTAAAGGTAGAAAATGACCAAGTGGCAATTGCTCTTGGTGGAGAGACAATTGTTGTAGAGGCATCTAGCTTTAGTAATACTACCAATTACGACGTGGCGGGATTTAATCCTCGTTCCGTGACGGTGGGCGACTTCAATGGGGATGGCTTTCAAGACCTAGCCACTGCTAACTTTAACTCAAATATCGTCTCGGTGTTGCTGGGAAATGGCACTGGCGGCTTTGGGTCGGCTACCACTTACGTGGTGGGAAGTAGTCCTTATTCCGTGACGGTGGGCGACTTCAATCGGGATGGCTTCCAAGACCTAGCCACTGCTAACTTTAACTCACATACCGTCTCGGTGTTGCTGGGAAATGGCACTGGCGGCTTTGGGGCGGCTACCAATTACGTGGCGGGAACTAATCCTCGTTCCGTGACGGTGGGCGACTTCAATCGGGATGGCAAGCTAGACCTAGCCACTGCTAACTATGCCTCAAATACCGTTTCCGTGTTGCTGGGAAATGGCACTGGCGGCTTTGGGGCGGCTACCACTTTCGCCGTGGCGGGAAGTATTCCTAGTTCCGTGACGGTGGGCGACTTCAATCGGGATGGCTTCCAAGACCTAGCCACTGCTAACAATGGCTCAAATACCGTCTCGGTGTTGCTGGGAAATGGCACTGGCGGCTTTGGGGCGGCTACCACTTTCGCCGTGGCGGGAAATAATCCTGATTCCGTGACGGTGGGCGACTTCAATCGGGATGGCTTCCAAGACCTAGCCACTGCTAACGTCTTCTCAAATAACGTCTCGGTGTTGCTGGGAAATGGCACTGGCGGCTTTGGGGCGGCTACCACTTTGGCGGCGGGAATTACTCCTATTTCCGTGACGGTGGGCGACTTCAATCGGGATGGCAAGCAAGACCTAGCTTCTGCTAACTATCACTCAAATAACGTCTCCATTTTAACAAATACCACACCAATAATCACAGTTTCGGCAGGCAGCACCCCTTCAGAAGCAGGGACAGACGGCGGTTTCACTTTGACTCTAGATGCTCCTGCGCCTGCGGGTGGGGCAACAATTAATTTCAATCTCACAGGCAGTAGCGCCACCTTCGGCACAGATTACACCCTAGATGCTGGCTTTAACATTACTGCGGTAACAGCAAATACTTTCACCATTGCCGCAGGGGCAACAACAGCCACTCTGCTGGTCAAGCCTATAGATGATTCTGTCTACGACCCTAACGAGAATGTTCAGTTAAATTTACAGAGTGGTAGCGACTACATTCTGGGCAGTAATACAACCGCTTTATTCTCACCTGCCAGTAACTTGGCGGTGGGAAGTAATCCTGTTTCCGTGACGGTGGGCGACTTCAATCGGGATGGCTTTCTAGACCTAGCCTCTGCTAACTTTGGCTCAAATAACGTCTCGGTATTGCTGGGAAATGGCACTGGCGGCTTTGGGGCGGCTTCCACTTTTGCTGTGGCGGGAAGTCTTTCTTATTCCGTGACGGTGGGCGACTTCAATCGGGATGGGTTTCAAGACCTAGCCTCTGCTAATGCTAATTCAAATAACGTCTCGGTGTTGCTGGGAAATAGCACTGGCGGCTTTGGGGCGGCTACCAATTACGCCGTGGCGGGATATAGTCCTCGTTCCGTAACAGTGGGCGACTTCAATGGGGATGGGTTTCAAGACCTAGCCTCTGCTAACTATGGCTCAAATAACGTCTCGGTGTTGCTGGGAAATGGCACTGGCGGCTTTGGGGCGGCTACCACTTTGGCGGCGGGAACTAATCCTTTTTCCGTGACGGTGGGCGACTTCAATGGGGATGGCAAGCTAGACCTAGCTTCTGCTAACTTGAGCTCAAATAACGTCTCAGTCCTACTTAACGCTCCTCTTAATGCCACACTCTCCATTGCTGAGAACGATACTCTTAACACTCCTCCAACCCTAAGCAACGTTAATAAGAATGGCAATGAAGACAGTGTTATTAGCTTCACAACTACTGATTTCACTTCAGCTTTCAGCGATAGTAATGGCGATAGCCTTTCAAAAATTCAGATTACATCTTTACCTACAAATGGCATCCTCCAACTCAATGGCACAGTAGTTGACCTCAACCAAGAAATCGCTGCGGCTAGTTTAGATAGTCTGAGTTTTATACCTAAAACTAATTACAACGGCACAGACTCTTTTACCTGGAATGGCTACGATGGCACTACCTATGCCAACACAGGTGCAGCAGTTAACTTGAGCGTTGCTGCTGTAGACGATACAGAATTTTACGTTACTAATACCTTAGATTCAGGTACTGGTTCATTACGTCAAGCCATCCTTGATGCCAATACTGATGGTGGAATAGAAGATATTATTTTTCAGTTAGATAACACGCAGCAACAAACAATTTATTTAACTAGCGGTGAACTAAATATTAGCGATGATGGAGTAAATCTTTTAGGTTTGGGTGCAGATAAATTAACAGTTAGACGTAGTGATAATGCTAGTGCGTTTCGCATTTTTAGTATTAATAGTAATGCCGAAGTCAGTATTGATGGCATGACTATTAGTAATGGTTTTGCTAGTGGAAACTTTCCAACTGGCGCAGGTGGAGGAGTTAATAATAATGGAAAATTAAGTATCAGCAATAGCATACTTAAGGAGAACTCTGCCTCTTTTGGTGGGGGTATCTTTAACAGTAGTGTTGGCACAATAGAACGCATTACCAGCAGCACTATTAGTGGTAACTCAGGATTGCAATTTGGTGGTGGTATTTTTAACCAATCATCCGGCGAAATAAAAGACATTACTAATAGCACTATTGGTAATAATTCAGCAATAACTGCTGGTGCTGGCATTTTTAATCAAACTAATGGCAAGATCGCGATTACAAGTAGTACTATTAGTACTAACAACGCCTATCATGGTGGCGGGATTTATAACGAAGAAGGCACAATTAAAGCCAAGAATACAATAATTGCAGGTAACATTGCTAGTTTTGTTCCCGACTTTGTTAGCACTCCCAATTCAACTTTCATTTCAGGTGGTCATAACTTAATTGGTACAGCGATTACAGGCACTATCGCCAGCGATATTATTAACCCCAACCCCAAACTCGGCACACTACAAAACAACGGTGGTACAACTTTGACAATGGCATTACTACCAGGTAGTCCTGCCATCAATGCTGGAGATAATACTAACCCACCAACCACTGACCAACGTGGAAGCGATCGCATCTTTGATGGCATTCTCGACATCGGTGCTTATGAAAGTCGCATAGCTGTAGTTACAGGTACTAATAATAACGACAACATAAGCAGCACTGTTACTAATGCTGAGGTGATTGAATATCGCGCCCTCGCTGGCAGCGATGCGATTAAAGCCACAGCATTGAGTGACTATATTGACGGCGGTACAGGTAAAGACCAAGTAAATTACGCCACATCAACCGCCGCCATTAACATTAACTTAGCTACAAATACAGCCAGTGGTGGTTATGCCAACAACGACACCCTGATTGGCATCGAAGGA
This genomic stretch from Oculatellaceae cyanobacterium harbors:
- a CDS encoding FG-GAP-like repeat-containing protein; amino-acid sequence: MTSLNETKLNDSLLLAQQQLQGFAQDENFSPIFNSVFGTNYDRAQVEIIQQGWLGGNFSLLPEIQVLDSASMPGIQGGFSSQTGKIYINNYFLTNATLDQIEAVLLEEIGHWVDNQINISDTSGDEGELFSAFVQKRSLTQEQLTLLKVENDQVAIALGGETIVVEASSFSNTTNYDVAGFNPRSVTVGDFNGDGFQDLATANFNSNIVSVLLGNGTGGFGSATTYVVGSSPYSVTVGDFNRDGFQDLATANFNSHTVSVLLGNGTGGFGAATNYVAGTNPRSVTVGDFNRDGKLDLATANYASNTVSVLLGNGTGGFGAATTFAVAGSIPSSVTVGDFNRDGFQDLATANNGSNTVSVLLGNGTGGFGAATTFAVAGNNPDSVTVGDFNRDGFQDLATANVFSNNVSVLLGNGTGGFGAATTLAAGITPISVTVGDFNRDGKQDLASANYHSNNVSILTNTTPIITVSAGSTPSEAGTDGGFTLTLDAPAPAGGATINFNLTGSSATFGTDYTLDAGFNITAVTANTFTIAAGATTATLLVKPIDDSVYDPNENVQLNLQSGSDYILGSNTTALFSPASNLAVGSNPVSVTVGDFNRDGFLDLASANFGSNNVSVLLGNGTGGFGAASTFAVAGSLSYSVTVGDFNRDGFQDLASANANSNNVSVLLGNSTGGFGAATNYAVAGYSPRSVTVGDFNGDGFQDLASANYGSNNVSVLLGNGTGGFGAATTLAAGTNPFSVTVGDFNGDGKLDLASANLSSNNVSVLLNAPLNATLSIAENDTLNTPPTLSNVNKNGNEDSVISFTTTDFTSAFSDSNGDSLSKIQITSLPTNGILQLNGTVVDLNQEIAAASLDSLSFIPKTNYNGTDSFTWNGYDGTTYANTGAAVNLSVAAVDDTEFYVTNTLDSGTGSLRQAILDANTDGGIEDIIFQLDNTQQQTIYLTSGELNISDDGVNLLGLGADKLTVRRSDNASAFRIFSINSNAEVSIDGMTISNGFASGNFPTGAGGGVNNNGKLSISNSILKENSASFGGGIFNSSVGTIERITSSTISGNSGLQFGGGIFNQSSGEIKDITNSTIGNNSAITAGAGIFNQTNGKIAITSSTISTNNAYHGGGIYNEEGTIKAKNTIIAGNIASFVPDFVSTPNSTFISGGHNLIGTAITGTIASDIINPNPKLGTLQNNGGTTLTMALLPGSPAINAGDNTNPPTTDQRGSDRIFDGILDIGAYESRIAVVTGTNNNDNISSTVTNAEVIEYRALAGSDAIKATALSDYIDGGTGKDQVNYATSTAAININLATNTASGGYANNDTLIGIEGIIGSSYNDAITGSTENNIFNGGAGADTINGGGGTDSTSYATSTAAVNVNLNTGINRGGDAEFDILTSIENLIGSKFHDTLTGSNANQVISGGSGNDSITGGANQDVLDGENGNDTLLGAAGQDILTGGAGADVLDGGEGKDQINYATSRTGVNINLFASSATGGDATGDTFLNIEDLAGSAHNDTLTGDDGSNTLAGRSGNDTITARGGNDILVADPGADSLNGGDGMDTVTYSSSDIAVNVNLATGTYSGGYAQGDSLSQIENLIGSSFDDFLGGNSSNNQLEGGSGNDTLSGYNPSSFGVGEIDTLTGGLGSDRFIVGSNYNDGDSSTKGINDYVLIKDFKVSQDVVELANNLTYFLGSSPSGVVGGTSIFIDNDGTAGMSRADELVAVLQGVNLVKGQISAATPGFNFV